A genomic window from Candidatus Kouleothrix ribensis includes:
- the cbbX gene encoding CbbX protein yields the protein MLRPNQRAMTTTEPSTINLDEAYRASNIQQVLDDLDHELVGLVPVKRRIREIAALLLIGRLREQAELMTDRPSLHMSFTGHPGTGKTTVAMRMAKILQHLGYVRKGHLVVATRDDLVGQYVGHTAPKTKEVLKRAMGGVLFIDEAYYLYRPENERDYGQEAIEMLLQVMENQRDDLVVILAGYKERMDVFFQSNPGFRSRIAHHIDFPDYSLDELIAIADLMIRQQMYHFDDESYQAFSEYLALRMQQPYFANARSVRNALDRIKLRQASRLMTQGGTIAKEELARIDTADIRQSRVFQGGIDQ from the coding sequence ATGCTTCGCCCAAACCAGAGAGCTATGACAACGACTGAACCATCAACCATCAACCTCGACGAGGCCTATCGTGCATCGAACATCCAGCAGGTGCTCGATGATCTCGATCACGAGCTGGTAGGCCTCGTGCCGGTAAAGCGGCGCATCCGCGAGATCGCCGCGCTACTGCTGATCGGGCGGCTCCGCGAGCAGGCCGAACTGATGACCGACCGGCCGTCGCTACATATGAGCTTCACCGGCCACCCCGGCACCGGCAAAACGACCGTGGCCATGCGCATGGCCAAGATTCTGCAGCACCTCGGGTATGTGCGCAAAGGCCACCTGGTGGTTGCGACGCGCGACGACCTGGTTGGCCAGTATGTTGGGCATACCGCACCGAAGACTAAAGAAGTGCTCAAGCGCGCCATGGGTGGCGTGCTGTTCATCGACGAAGCCTACTACCTATACCGGCCCGAGAACGAGCGCGACTACGGCCAGGAAGCGATCGAGATGTTGCTCCAGGTAATGGAAAACCAGCGCGACGATCTGGTGGTGATCCTGGCTGGCTACAAAGAGCGCATGGACGTGTTCTTCCAATCGAACCCCGGCTTTCGCTCACGCATCGCGCACCATATCGACTTTCCCGACTACTCGCTCGACGAACTGATCGCAATCGCCGACCTGATGATCAGGCAGCAGATGTATCACTTCGATGACGAGTCGTACCAGGCCTTTTCCGAGTACCTGGCGCTACGCATGCAGCAGCCATATTTCGCGAATGCGCGCAGCGTACGTAATGCGCTCGACCGGATCAAGCTACGCCAGGCCAGCCGGCTGATGACCCAGGGCGGCACGATCGCCAAAGAAGAGCTGGCACGTATCGACACGGCCGACATTCGGCAGAGTCGCGTCTTTCAGGGGGGCATCGATCAATGA